In Eleutherodactylus coqui strain aEleCoq1 chromosome 11, aEleCoq1.hap1, whole genome shotgun sequence, a single window of DNA contains:
- the IFITM10 gene encoding interferon-induced transmembrane protein 10, producing the protein MENKAYKVEGTWHLPQCKHTLEREKKKTKPPPGTVSVATGKSGPAVTVIEISPETTEVNDYYLWSIFNFVYLNFCCLGFIALAYSLKVRDKKLLNDLTGAVEDAKTARLFNITSSALATLTIIIVLLYLRSPPSHY; encoded by the exons ATGGAAAATAAGGCATATAAAGTTGAAGGTACGTGGCACCTACCACAATGCAAACATACTCTGGAGCGTGAGAAGAAGAAGACTAAGCCTCCCCCGGGAACAGTGTCCGTGGCCACCGGTAAAAGTGGGCCTGCCGTTACGGTCATAGAGATTTCTCCTGAGACAACTGAAGTCAATGACTATTACTTGTGGTCCATCTTCAACTTTGTctacctgaatttctgctgccTGGGCTTCATCGCGCTAGCCTACTCTCTGAAG gtcaGAGACAAAAAACTCTTGAACGACCTCACCGGAGCTGTGGAAGACGCAAAAACAGCACGACTGTTCAACATAACAAGCTCGGCGCTTGCGACTCTCACCATCATCATTGTGCTGTTGTACCTGCGCTCCCCTCCTTCGCACTATTAG